Proteins from a genomic interval of Gemmatimonadaceae bacterium:
- a CDS encoding tetratricopeptide repeat protein, with translation MSKVAQLKKQAAEFEQKKQIDKALALYVKLLDSFDEYADELDVALFNRVGDLMLRQGNVADAVDYYEKAVDRYADTGFFNNAIALCNKILRQSPGRASVYYKLGKISAQKGFKGEAKVNFLEYADRMQKAGKTDEAFRALKEFADLSPDQEEIRLMLADQLTKAERKDEAIDQLQILHARYQSEGRGDDAASTADRIRALDPTVEIKSDGGSRRATKSQDLIFLDLDDAPRARTSGAIPVQSEPAPPPRAPTPARSAPPVAPMTPPAPITPVAAQPSLDEPSLVDEPMEAPITRADIAIQGTPAHPMDAPLSGITRIGDEERANALAIDKTPSESLLGLEQTYLADADLIRSTPTSSLLDFEPTSLGAEEPPPLHRSSAPTHASRDEAPIERIDETGEESIGGELQFIVPDVDDEPTRETPSIEFDVSALTTPATSLPPAPPLPTPAHAALDGLPLMDVDVPTVPTPPAASTPRATTSLEEITLSDDLGLIDDEADESAAEPLEELVDLNTESLTIDDEPMPTPSVARRSTMVAMHSVEILHASVEGEPENWSLRRELAEAMLEAGDRDGGIKELETAMSGAERGGDLELAMSLAEELARLEPAAVRHHQKRVEYAFRKNDRPRLIEAYLSLGGSLVDAEQGDKARTVYQRVLDLAPDELRARAALDALQGPEPEPEPQPRAAGPGARRPSVGVQAPQEPAPAASNSFVNLGDWLRDDEQPKDTRMVVAEQEPTGDEDADFQDMLRKFKQGVAENVDAEDYQSHYDLAIAFKEMGLLDEAIAEFQKALGSPTNRLPTYEALGQCFLEKGQPRLASSILSRGLNEKASEDQLVGVLYLLGRAAEEQGNAAEALTYYQRVFVLDIQFRDIAERMNEVERAAR, from the coding sequence ATGTCCAAAGTCGCACAGCTGAAAAAGCAGGCTGCCGAGTTCGAGCAAAAGAAGCAGATCGACAAGGCGCTGGCGCTTTACGTCAAGCTGCTCGATTCATTCGATGAGTATGCCGACGAGCTCGACGTGGCGCTGTTCAACCGCGTCGGCGATCTCATGCTGCGCCAGGGAAACGTGGCCGACGCGGTCGACTACTACGAGAAAGCGGTCGACCGTTATGCCGACACCGGCTTTTTCAACAACGCCATCGCCCTGTGTAACAAGATCCTCCGCCAGTCCCCGGGTCGCGCGAGCGTCTACTACAAGCTCGGCAAGATCAGCGCGCAAAAAGGCTTCAAGGGCGAGGCGAAGGTCAACTTCCTCGAGTACGCCGACCGCATGCAGAAGGCCGGCAAAACGGACGAAGCGTTCCGCGCGCTGAAGGAGTTCGCGGACCTCTCGCCGGACCAGGAAGAGATTCGCCTCATGCTCGCCGACCAGCTCACGAAGGCGGAGCGGAAGGACGAAGCGATCGACCAGCTGCAAATTCTCCATGCACGCTACCAGTCCGAGGGGCGGGGCGACGACGCTGCCTCGACGGCCGATCGCATTCGCGCGCTCGATCCCACCGTGGAGATCAAATCCGACGGCGGGAGCCGGCGCGCGACCAAGTCGCAGGATCTGATTTTCCTGGACCTGGACGATGCGCCCCGCGCGCGGACGAGTGGCGCGATCCCCGTGCAGTCGGAGCCGGCGCCGCCGCCACGAGCGCCAACGCCGGCGCGATCGGCGCCGCCGGTCGCGCCGATGACTCCGCCCGCTCCGATCACGCCGGTCGCCGCACAGCCGTCGCTCGACGAACCGTCGCTCGTCGACGAGCCGATGGAAGCGCCGATCACGCGCGCCGACATCGCGATTCAAGGCACGCCCGCGCACCCGATGGACGCGCCGCTCAGCGGCATCACGCGAATTGGTGACGAGGAACGCGCGAACGCGCTCGCGATCGACAAGACGCCGTCGGAATCGCTGCTCGGACTCGAGCAAACGTACCTGGCCGACGCGGACCTCATTCGCAGCACGCCGACGTCGTCGCTGCTCGATTTCGAGCCGACGTCGCTGGGCGCCGAAGAGCCGCCGCCCCTCCATCGCTCGTCGGCGCCGACGCACGCCTCACGCGACGAAGCGCCGATCGAGCGGATCGACGAGACCGGCGAGGAGTCGATCGGCGGCGAACTGCAATTCATCGTTCCTGACGTCGACGACGAACCGACGCGCGAAACGCCATCGATCGAGTTCGACGTGTCCGCGCTTACCACGCCGGCCACCTCGCTGCCGCCCGCGCCGCCGCTGCCGACGCCGGCCCACGCCGCGCTCGATGGTCTGCCGCTGATGGATGTCGACGTGCCGACCGTTCCGACGCCGCCGGCCGCCTCGACGCCGCGCGCCACGACGTCGCTCGAAGAGATCACGCTCTCCGACGATCTGGGCCTGATCGACGACGAGGCGGATGAATCGGCCGCCGAGCCGCTCGAAGAGCTGGTCGATCTGAATACCGAAAGCCTCACGATCGACGACGAGCCGATGCCGACGCCGTCGGTGGCCCGCCGCTCGACGATGGTCGCGATGCACTCGGTCGAGATTTTGCACGCCAGCGTCGAGGGCGAGCCGGAGAATTGGTCGCTGCGCCGCGAGCTTGCCGAGGCGATGCTCGAGGCGGGCGACCGCGACGGCGGTATTAAAGAACTCGAAACGGCGATGTCCGGTGCGGAGCGCGGCGGCGACCTGGAGTTGGCGATGTCGCTCGCCGAAGAGCTCGCGCGGCTCGAGCCGGCCGCGGTACGCCATCACCAGAAGCGCGTCGAATACGCGTTCCGGAAGAACGACCGCCCGCGACTGATCGAAGCCTATCTCTCGCTCGGCGGCTCGCTGGTGGACGCGGAGCAGGGCGACAAGGCGCGGACCGTGTATCAACGGGTGCTCGATCTGGCGCCTGACGAGCTCCGCGCGCGCGCCGCGCTCGATGCGCTGCAGGGCCCGGAGCCCGAGCCGGAGCCACAACCGCGCGCGGCAGGTCCTGGTGCCCGCCGCCCATCCGTCGGCGTCCAGGCGCCGCAGGAACCCGCGCCCGCCGCGTCGAACAGCTTCGTCAACCTGGGCGATTGGCTGCGCGACGACGAGCAGCCGAAGGATACGCGGATGGTCGTCGCCGAGCAGGAGCCGACGGGAGACGAGGACGCCGACTTCCAGGACATGCTGCGGAAGTTCAAGCAGGGTGTCGCCGAGAACGTCGACGCCGAGGATTACCAGAGTCACTACGATCTGGCGATCGCCTTCAAGGAGATGGGCCTGCTCGATGAAGCGATCGCGGAATTTCAGAAGGCGCTGGGCAGTCCTACCAACAGGCTGCCCACGTACGAAGCGTTGGGGCAGTGCTTTCTGGAAAAGGGGCAGCCGCGGCTGGCGTCGTCGATCCTGTCCCGCGGGTTGAACGAGAAGGCGAGCGAAGACCAACTGGTCGGCGTGTTGTATCTTCTGGGGCGTGCGGCGGAGGAGCAGGGGAATGCCGCCGAAGCGCTGACGTACTATCAACGGGTATTCGTGCTGGACATTCAATTCAGGGACATCGCCGAGCGCATGAACGAAGTCGAACGGGCGGCGCGATGA
- a CDS encoding polyprenyl synthetase family protein, which produces MSGLVPPVVRVRTPATSALRDIQAPVRAGLEDVVVEMHHIVTHELPLIQDVAGHLLQMRGKMFRPTLALLASQATGTPEPRVKTLAAVVELMHLATLVHDDSVDHSVLRRGLPTINALFSHQVSVIMGDFLYSRALTALVGMADLAIIKIVTDVANELTIGEMRQLGAVDALEFTEAQYYDLIRAKTASLIACACESGALCGAAEFREPLARYGDRLGMAFQIADDILDYTEDQSVTGKPSGLDLREHKVTLPLIAALPRVSAAGRKRIEALFATENPDDGVLADVVAIVHEAGGIEYARQRGEALAHDAEQALRVLPESPVRSSLTDAIAYVMERRS; this is translated from the coding sequence ATGAGCGGCCTGGTACCCCCCGTCGTTCGCGTGCGCACGCCGGCCACGAGCGCGCTGCGCGACATCCAGGCGCCGGTGCGCGCCGGGTTGGAGGACGTCGTCGTCGAGATGCATCACATCGTGACGCACGAGCTGCCGCTGATCCAGGACGTGGCGGGCCACCTGCTGCAGATGCGCGGCAAGATGTTTCGCCCGACGCTGGCGTTGCTCGCCTCGCAGGCAACGGGCACGCCGGAGCCGCGGGTGAAGACGCTCGCCGCGGTGGTGGAGCTCATGCACCTCGCGACGCTGGTGCACGACGACTCGGTCGATCATTCGGTGCTGCGCCGCGGGCTGCCGACGATCAACGCGCTGTTCAGCCATCAGGTCTCCGTGATCATGGGAGACTTCTTATATTCAAGAGCGCTAACAGCGCTCGTCGGCATGGCCGATCTGGCGATCATCAAGATCGTCACGGACGTCGCCAACGAGCTGACGATCGGCGAAATGCGCCAGCTCGGCGCCGTGGACGCGCTCGAGTTCACCGAGGCGCAGTACTACGATCTGATTCGCGCCAAGACGGCGTCGCTGATCGCGTGCGCCTGCGAGAGCGGCGCGTTGTGCGGCGCCGCCGAGTTCCGCGAGCCGTTGGCGCGCTACGGCGATCGTCTCGGCATGGCGTTCCAGATCGCCGACGACATTCTGGACTACACCGAGGATCAGTCGGTGACGGGAAAGCCGAGCGGCCTCGATCTCCGCGAGCACAAAGTCACGCTGCCGCTGATCGCGGCGCTCCCGCGCGTCTCGGCGGCTGGTCGCAAGCGCATCGAGGCGCTGTTCGCGACGGAGAATCCGGACGACGGCGTGCTGGCCGATGTGGTCGCCATCGTCCACGAGGCCGGTGGTATCGAGTACGCGCGCCAGCGGGGTGAAGCGCTGGCGCATGACGCGGAGCAGGCATTGCGCGTCCTTCCTGAAAGCCCTGTCCGGTCTTCGCTGACGGACGCGATTGCGTACGTCATGGAGCGACGGTCTTAA
- a CDS encoding DUF4321 domain-containing protein — protein sequence MFHAIVLGIGFIAGGVLQQVARLAFPAGAAKQFLTAGVNPTFGPLDIDLVLIKFTLGPVALDVSLLSIVGVLIAYLIARSLF from the coding sequence GTGTTTCATGCGATAGTGCTGGGCATCGGATTCATCGCGGGCGGCGTATTACAGCAAGTGGCTCGGCTCGCGTTTCCGGCCGGCGCCGCGAAACAATTTCTGACCGCGGGCGTGAATCCAACGTTCGGTCCGCTGGACATTGACTTAGTTTTGATCAAGTTCACGTTGGGGCCGGTGGCGCTCGACGTGTCCCTTTTGAGCATCGTCGGCGTGCTCATCGCGTACCTCATCGCTCGGTCGCTCTTCTAG
- a CDS encoding twin-arginine translocase TatA/TatE family subunit yields MNFGNIGFMELMVILVIVLVLFGAKRVPEIGASIGKGIREFKKNINDADREIREPIRESMRDTRSTDRLSAGDPDFARRQDEEAVRPEPKRLI; encoded by the coding sequence ATGAATTTCGGCAACATTGGTTTCATGGAGCTGATGGTCATTTTGGTCATCGTGCTCGTGCTGTTCGGCGCCAAGCGTGTGCCGGAAATCGGGGCCTCGATCGGAAAGGGCATTCGCGAGTTCAAGAAGAACATCAACGACGCGGACCGCGAGATTCGCGAGCCAATCCGCGAGTCCATGCGCGATACGCGGAGCACCGATCGCTTGTCGGCGGGTGATCCCGACTTTGCGCGCCGTCAGGACGAGGAAGCCGTGCGTCCGGAGCCGAAGCGGTTGATCTAG
- a CDS encoding peptidyl-prolyl cis-trans isomerase: MLQQMRSLAKYVWVIVALFFVGGFLLYETSGLMGRTPVTTTTAVAVVNGKEIMYRDYMARVQNQIQSEQQQAQGRSLSQDDNRRIENSVFDQMVSEVLLNDEYRRRGIVVTDDEVREFARYAPPPWITNEPSLQTDGKFDPSKYGRLLASPQARQSGLLLQLESYYRSEIPREKLFDQVSSGVYVTNAELWRAWRDQHDSAQVSFVAFTPVPDPNAAKSVSDDDARAYFDKHKDQFQGPAHANLSVVMIPRALTAADTAAAKARAESVREEIVKGAKFEDVAKRESSDSASGRNGGDLGKGGKGRFVPEFEKAAYALPVGEVSQPVLTPFGFHLIRVDSKKGDTLSLRHILIPIQPSDSETARVDRDADSLSRRAAQSEQGAKLDSAAKMLHLQIFKVQAFENEPAMSEGRQIPSVSAWAFGGAHAGETSDLFDDENGYYLARLDSIQGGGEPTFDAVKEQVKAKVAADRAIDKLMPDAQKLAASAASSTLEAAAQQASKKVEQTAMFTRASMVPGIGQFNEAIGAAFALPAGAVSQPVKTNNGVFVERVDKRVLADSAAWAAQKDTQKQARLQQLREQSVQMFLQDLRKSAKIDDKRKSINAALRRQQA; the protein is encoded by the coding sequence ATGCTGCAACAGATGCGGAGCCTGGCGAAGTACGTCTGGGTGATCGTTGCCCTGTTCTTCGTCGGCGGCTTCCTTCTCTACGAGACGTCGGGCCTGATGGGCCGGACCCCGGTGACGACCACCACGGCCGTCGCGGTCGTGAACGGCAAAGAGATCATGTACCGCGACTACATGGCGCGCGTACAGAACCAGATTCAGTCCGAGCAGCAGCAGGCGCAGGGCCGCTCGCTGTCGCAGGACGACAACCGCCGGATCGAGAACAGTGTTTTCGATCAAATGGTGTCCGAGGTCCTGCTGAACGACGAATACCGTCGTCGAGGCATCGTCGTCACGGACGATGAAGTGCGCGAATTTGCGCGCTATGCACCGCCGCCCTGGATCACCAACGAGCCGTCGCTCCAGACGGACGGCAAGTTCGATCCGAGCAAATACGGCCGACTGCTCGCCAGCCCACAGGCGCGTCAGAGCGGGTTGCTCTTGCAGCTCGAGTCGTACTATCGCTCCGAGATTCCGCGCGAGAAGCTGTTCGACCAGGTGTCGTCGGGCGTCTACGTCACGAACGCCGAGCTGTGGCGCGCCTGGCGCGACCAGCACGACAGCGCGCAGGTGAGCTTCGTCGCGTTCACGCCGGTCCCCGATCCGAACGCCGCGAAATCGGTCTCGGACGACGACGCGCGCGCGTACTTCGACAAGCACAAGGACCAGTTTCAGGGCCCGGCTCACGCGAACCTGTCGGTCGTGATGATTCCGCGCGCGCTCACGGCGGCCGATACGGCGGCCGCGAAGGCGCGCGCCGAGTCGGTGCGTGAGGAAATTGTGAAGGGAGCGAAGTTCGAGGACGTCGCCAAGCGCGAATCATCGGACAGCGCGTCGGGCCGCAATGGCGGCGATCTCGGCAAGGGCGGCAAGGGTCGCTTCGTACCCGAGTTCGAGAAGGCCGCGTATGCGTTACCGGTTGGCGAAGTGTCGCAGCCGGTGCTGACGCCCTTCGGATTCCACCTCATTCGCGTGGACTCGAAGAAGGGCGACACGTTGTCGCTTCGCCACATTCTGATTCCGATTCAGCCGAGCGATTCGGAGACGGCGCGCGTCGACCGAGACGCCGATTCCCTGTCGCGCCGAGCGGCGCAGAGCGAGCAGGGCGCGAAGCTCGACAGCGCGGCGAAGATGCTGCATTTGCAGATCTTCAAGGTGCAGGCGTTCGAGAACGAGCCGGCCATGTCCGAAGGCCGGCAGATTCCGAGTGTGAGCGCGTGGGCGTTTGGTGGCGCGCACGCCGGCGAGACGAGCGACTTGTTCGATGACGAAAACGGCTACTACCTCGCCCGGCTCGACTCCATCCAGGGTGGTGGTGAGCCGACCTTCGACGCCGTGAAGGAACAGGTCAAGGCGAAGGTGGCGGCCGATCGCGCGATCGACAAGCTCATGCCCGACGCGCAGAAGCTTGCGGCGAGCGCGGCGAGCAGCACGCTCGAGGCGGCGGCACAGCAAGCGAGCAAGAAGGTCGAGCAGACGGCGATGTTCACGCGCGCCTCGATGGTGCCGGGCATCGGCCAGTTCAACGAGGCGATCGGTGCGGCGTTTGCGCTGCCGGCCGGCGCGGTGAGCCAGCCGGTCAAGACCAACAACGGCGTCTTCGTGGAGCGCGTGGACAAGCGCGTGCTCGCCGACAGTGCGGCGTGGGCGGCGCAGAAGGACACGCAGAAGCAGGCGCGCCTGCAGCAACTGCGCGAACAGAGCGTGCAGATGTTCCTGCAGGATCTGCGCAAGTCCGCGAAGATCGACGACAAGCGGAAGAGTATCAACGCGGCGTTGCGCAGGCAGCAGGCGTAG
- a CDS encoding tetratricopeptide repeat protein, whose amino-acid sequence MAASSARIDELRKKFDENPRRYFAPLANEYRKAGDLEQAIFICQEYLPQQPGHMSGHIVYGQALYELNRLDEARTVFETALSLDPENLIALRHLGDIARQAGDANTARIWYQRVLEADPRNEEIAQIMMSLLASETPPPFVPTPSRQAPAVDHTAPTPLSNSAIAAPAATAAGLEVEKATDTSLEPANASQVEPPPLPPLPSTPAAPPPLPPTIEQSSRSQHAPKEEDLLDLDSFDLGGVPLSSLRASKPVARVDEADEPGQIDQIDQPAAEPAETFDFPEANVTADVTEVQEQPPAPPALDEPFEIDPFAIAAKPGMAEMAAAAAESKLDLEPQTAPEIELASDLNIGLPDDGLPPTTTASDTDALDGLETFEPGVIASSADVEPQPIEMEPFYETPPITERAPAEPPAEPPADRPEESFAESFAESFAHAPAEPSVVDDDAHVDVSAEQPAFVTETMAELYLQQGHLDSALDIYRKLVEMRPDDTDLQTKLDAVEQRVFGTSPVEEAAPQPEGETEPEPMFEIEPVATAHTYGGPTIRDFLLGLVTRNAAAPEVAESVADEPRSYAPAPTFEFSDEPAAEDSPEPVAPRRPTPSSVQTVSDSLDVFFGGADAAAPDAAAANTLAEAFAPEGPGTEPLQGMPAHRASNELSLDHVFKGGGAPPAESGGTGDGFSFDQFFSAEEGESSPGGTDTPPGGAAEATDDIAQFNAWLNGLKKT is encoded by the coding sequence ATGGCCGCAAGTTCCGCCCGTATCGACGAACTTCGCAAAAAATTCGACGAGAATCCGCGGCGTTACTTCGCCCCACTGGCCAACGAGTATCGCAAGGCCGGTGACCTCGAGCAGGCGATCTTCATCTGCCAGGAGTACCTCCCCCAGCAGCCCGGCCACATGAGCGGGCACATCGTGTATGGGCAGGCGCTCTACGAGCTCAATCGCCTCGACGAAGCGCGTACCGTGTTCGAGACGGCACTGTCGCTCGACCCCGAAAACCTCATCGCCCTCCGCCACCTCGGCGACATCGCCCGGCAGGCCGGCGACGCGAACACCGCACGCATCTGGTACCAGCGCGTGCTCGAAGCGGATCCGCGCAATGAAGAGATCGCGCAGATCATGATGTCGCTCCTCGCGTCCGAGACGCCGCCGCCGTTCGTGCCGACGCCGTCGAGGCAAGCACCGGCCGTCGATCACACAGCGCCGACACCGCTGAGCAACTCGGCAATCGCGGCACCTGCGGCGACTGCTGCCGGACTCGAAGTGGAGAAGGCAACCGACACCAGCCTCGAGCCGGCGAACGCTTCGCAGGTCGAGCCGCCACCGCTGCCACCGCTGCCGTCGACACCGGCTGCGCCGCCGCCTCTGCCGCCGACCATCGAGCAAAGCTCCCGCTCGCAGCACGCGCCCAAGGAAGAGGACCTGCTCGACCTCGACAGCTTCGACCTCGGTGGTGTGCCTCTGAGCTCGTTGCGCGCATCGAAGCCGGTTGCGCGAGTCGACGAAGCCGACGAACCAGGCCAAATCGACCAAATCGACCAGCCGGCGGCCGAGCCGGCCGAGACGTTTGATTTCCCCGAGGCGAATGTCACGGCGGACGTAACCGAGGTCCAGGAACAGCCGCCCGCACCGCCCGCGCTCGACGAGCCGTTCGAGATCGATCCGTTCGCGATTGCGGCAAAGCCAGGAATGGCGGAAATGGCGGCAGCGGCTGCCGAGTCGAAGCTCGATCTCGAGCCGCAAACGGCGCCCGAGATCGAGTTGGCGTCGGATCTCAACATCGGGTTACCGGACGACGGCTTGCCGCCCACGACGACCGCGAGCGACACAGACGCGCTCGACGGACTCGAGACATTCGAGCCGGGCGTGATCGCATCCTCGGCCGACGTCGAGCCGCAGCCGATCGAGATGGAGCCGTTCTACGAAACGCCGCCGATCACCGAGCGCGCGCCGGCCGAACCCCCGGCTGAACCGCCGGCCGATCGGCCCGAGGAGTCGTTCGCCGAGTCGTTTGCCGAATCGTTCGCCCACGCGCCGGCCGAACCGTCTGTCGTGGACGACGATGCGCACGTCGACGTCTCCGCCGAGCAGCCCGCGTTCGTCACGGAGACGATGGCGGAGCTCTATCTCCAACAGGGCCACCTCGACTCGGCGCTCGACATTTACCGCAAGCTCGTCGAGATGCGCCCGGACGACACCGACCTGCAGACCAAGCTCGACGCCGTCGAGCAGCGTGTGTTCGGCACGTCGCCGGTCGAGGAAGCGGCGCCGCAACCGGAAGGGGAAACGGAACCTGAGCCCATGTTCGAGATCGAGCCGGTCGCCACCGCTCATACATACGGCGGTCCGACCATTCGCGATTTCCTGCTCGGTCTCGTGACCCGAAACGCCGCCGCGCCCGAGGTTGCTGAATCCGTCGCCGACGAGCCGCGGTCGTACGCGCCCGCGCCGACTTTCGAGTTCTCTGATGAGCCCGCGGCGGAGGATTCGCCCGAGCCCGTCGCGCCAAGACGCCCGACTCCGTCGAGCGTGCAGACCGTCAGTGATTCACTCGACGTGTTCTTCGGCGGCGCCGACGCAGCGGCTCCCGATGCCGCGGCCGCGAATACCCTCGCCGAAGCATTCGCACCCGAAGGCCCCGGCACGGAACCGCTGCAGGGCATGCCCGCGCATCGCGCATCGAACGAGCTCTCGCTCGATCACGTGTTCAAGGGCGGCGGCGCGCCACCGGCCGAGAGTGGTGGAACCGGTGATGGGTTTTCATTCGATCAATTCTTTTCGGCCGAAGAGGGAGAATCGTCGCCTGGCGGAACGGATACGCCTCCAGGCGGCGCCGCTGAAGCGACCGACGACATCGCGCAATTCAACGCGTGGCTCAACGGCCTGAAAAAAACGTGA